AGCGGCCTGCTCGTCGAGCGCGCGAACGCGGTGCCGGCGGACGCGAACGTCGTGCTCGTGGCGGCGGACACGACGCGCGCGCTCGGCGCGCTCGCGGCGGGCCATCGCGCGGGCTTTGCCGGCCCCGTCGTCGCGATCACGGGCAGCAACGGCAAGACCACCACGAAAGAGATGTGCGCCGCGATCCTGCGCGAGCTCGGCCCGTGTCTCGCGACCGAGGGCAACCTCAACAATCAGTTCGGCCTGCCGCTCACCCTGCTCCGCCGCGAGGCCGGGCACCGCACGCTCGTGGTCGAGCTCGGCATGAACCACCGCGGCGAGATCGCGCCGCTCGCCGCGATCGCGAACGCCACGGTCGGAGTCGTCACGACGATCGGCACCGCGCACATCGAGTTTCTCGGCTCGCGCGAGAACATCGCCGAGGAGAAAGGCGACCTCACCGCGGCGATCCGCGCGGACGGCGTCGCGGTGCTGCCCGGCGACGATCCGCTCGGGCGCGCGCAGGCGAAGCGCTGCCGCGCGCGTGTCGTGCTGTTCGGGCGCGACGCGAGCTGCAGCGTGCGAGCCGCGAACGTGCGGGCCGAAGGCGACGGCTTCGCGTTCACGCTGGTCGCGCCGGAAGGCGAGATCGCGCTGCGCGCTGCGGGGCTCGGCGAGCCCACCGTGACGAACGCGCTCGCGGCGAGCGCCGCGTGCCTCGCGGCGGGCGCGTCGCTCGCGCAGGTCGCGGCGGGTCTGGCGAAGTACCAGCCCGCGAAGGGCCGCATGCAGCAGGTGAAGCTCGCGAGCGGCGCGCTCTTGATCGACGACACGTACAACGCGAACCCGCAGTCGATGCTCGCGGCGCTCGCGAGCCTCGAGCGGCTGCGCGCGCGCGGGCGCGCCTTCGCGGTGTTGGGAGACATGGGCGAGCTCGGCGCGCATGCCGAGGCGGGCCACCGCGAAGTCGGCGCGCGCGCGGGCGTGCTGCGCGTCGACGCGCTCTACGCGCTCGGCAAGTTCGCGCCGCTGGTACGCGAGGCCGCGCTCGGCGCGGGCCTCGACGCCGCGCGCATCCACCTTCCCGCGAGTCACGACGAGATCGCGAACGCGCTGCGCAGCGAGCTGCGTTCCGGCGACGTCGCGCTCGTCAAAGGCTCGCGCTCGATGCGCATGGAGCGCGTCGTCGAAGCGCTCACCGGCACGAAGGACGCCCACTGATGCTCTACCACCTGCTCGTTCCGCTCGCCGAAACCTACAGCGCGCTGAACGTGTTCCGGTACATCACGTTCCGCACCGCGGCGGCCACGCTCACCGCGCTGTTCCTCTCATTCTTGTTAGGCGATCTCGTGATCCGCTGGCTGCAGGCGCTGCGCGTCGGCCAGCCGATCCGCGAGATCGGCCCCGACCACCAGCAAAAGGCCGGCACGCCCACCATGGGCGGCCTGCTCATCTTGCTCGTGGTGTCCGTCTCGATCCTGTTGTGGATGGACCTCGCGAGCCGCGCGACCTGGATCGTGCTCGGCCTCACGCTCGGCTACGGCGCGCTCGGCTTCGTCGACGACTACCAGAAGGTCACGAAGAAGAACTCGGACGGGATTCGCGCGCGCACGAAGCTGCTCTGGCAGTGGTCGCTCGCGCTCGGCTTCGCGTGGCTGATCTACTCCGCGCCCAACTTCGACGCGACGCTGCAGGTGCCGTTCTTCAAGAACTTCACGCCCAACATCGGCGTGCTCTACATCCCGCTCGCCGCGTTCGTGATCGTGGCCGCGAGCAACGGCGTGAATCTCACGGATGGGCTCGACGGCCTCGCGATCGGGCCGGTGATGATCTGCTCCGCGACGTTCTTGATCCTCGCGTATGCCGCGGGCCACGCGCAGTTCGCGGAGTACCTCGCGATCACCGCCGTCCCCGGCGCCGGCGAGCTCGCGATCTTCTGCGGCGCGCTCGTCGGCGGCGGGCTCGGCTTCCTCTGGTTCAACGCGTCGCCCGCTCAGGTCTTCATGGGCGACGTCGGCGCGCTCGCGCTCGGCGGCGCGCTCGGCGGAGTCGCGGTCGTGATTCGCCAGGAGATCTTGCTCGCCGTCGTCGGCGGAATCTTCGTCGTCGAGACGCTCTCGGTGATGCTGCAGGTCGCGTACTTCAAGGCGAGCGGCGGCAAGCGGATCTTCTTGATGGCGCCGCTGCATCACCACTTCGAGAAGGCGGGCTGGGAAGAGCAGAAGATCGTCGTGCGCTTCTGGATCGTGTCGATCGTGCTCGCCCTGATTGCCCTTTCGTCCTTGAAGCTGCGATGAGAGGGGGCGTGGTGGTTCCTTCTGCCGTCGAGCGAGTTGTTACTGGCGCCGCGCGCTGCGGCGGGCGGGGGGCTGCTGCGCCGAATGGCTCGCTCGGGGCGTTGCCGGTTGAAGGTGACGACCGGGCGGCTGGCCTCGGTGCGCGGATGTTCCCGCCGGCATTCTCGCGCCCCTCGCTGCGCTTGAGTTCGGCTCCGCAGCCCCCCGCCCGCCGCAGCGCGCTCCTCGTGTTCGGATGCGCTGACGTCGTTGGGGGAGGCGGGCGACGCCTCCGCGGCTTTGAGCCGCGTCGGCGTCGTTGCGGGCGCGGTGTTCCACGCGCACATCGAGAAGTGTTCGCTGCCGAAGGAGTTGTTACGGCGTGAAGGCGCTCGCGCTATCGGGCAAGACGGTGCTGGTGCTCGGCCTCGGGATTACGGGGCGAAGTGCGGCGGCGTTTTGTGTGGAGCGTGGGGCGCGGGTGACGGTTGCGGATGAGCGGGTGGATGCGGACGCGAGTGGGCTGCCGGCTTCCGTGTCGGTGATGCTTGGCGCGCCGTCGCCCGATCCCGCCTCGTTCGACCTCGTCGTGCCGAGTCCCGGTGTGCCGTTCGCGCGGTATGGCGCGCAGGCGAAGTGCGCGTGGGGCGACATCGAGCTCGCGTATC
This window of the Deltaproteobacteria bacterium genome carries:
- a CDS encoding UDP-N-acetylmuramoyl-tripeptide--D-alanyl-D-alanine ligase, encoding MTLAFTAADAARWAGATLARGDASRAFTSVSIDTRTIAPGALFVAIRGEKHDAHAFLATALANGASGLLVERANAVPADANVVLVAADTTRALGALAAGHRAGFAGPVVAITGSNGKTTTKEMCAAILRELGPCLATEGNLNNQFGLPLTLLRREAGHRTLVVELGMNHRGEIAPLAAIANATVGVVTTIGTAHIEFLGSRENIAEEKGDLTAAIRADGVAVLPGDDPLGRAQAKRCRARVVLFGRDASCSVRAANVRAEGDGFAFTLVAPEGEIALRAAGLGEPTVTNALAASAACLAAGASLAQVAAGLAKYQPAKGRMQQVKLASGALLIDDTYNANPQSMLAALASLERLRARGRAFAVLGDMGELGAHAEAGHREVGARAGVLRVDALYALGKFAPLVREAALGAGLDAARIHLPASHDEIANALRSELRSGDVALVKGSRSMRMERVVEALTGTKDAH
- a CDS encoding phospho-N-acetylmuramoyl-pentapeptide-transferase, which produces MLYHLLVPLAETYSALNVFRYITFRTAAATLTALFLSFLLGDLVIRWLQALRVGQPIREIGPDHQQKAGTPTMGGLLILLVVSVSILLWMDLASRATWIVLGLTLGYGALGFVDDYQKVTKKNSDGIRARTKLLWQWSLALGFAWLIYSAPNFDATLQVPFFKNFTPNIGVLYIPLAAFVIVAASNGVNLTDGLDGLAIGPVMICSATFLILAYAAGHAQFAEYLAITAVPGAGELAIFCGALVGGGLGFLWFNASPAQVFMGDVGALALGGALGGVAVVIRQEILLAVVGGIFVVETLSVMLQVAYFKASGGKRIFLMAPLHHHFEKAGWEEQKIVVRFWIVSIVLALIALSSLKLR